GCCAAACTCTGCCATCAGGAAGTGCGTCAGAGTGCAGTTGATCAAGAACGGCAAGAAAATTACAGCTTTCGTACCAAACGACGGTTGTCTGAACTCTATTGAGGAAAACGATGAAGTGTTGGTTGCTGGATTTGGTCGTGCTGGTCATGCCGTTGGTGACATTCCTGGTGTGCGATTCAAGGTTGTCACAGTAGCCAATGTTTCCCTGTTGGCCTTGTACAAAGGCAAGAAGGAGAGACCAAGATCATAAATGTTTGTCATTGTTTAATAaacctcattcacaaaaaaaaaagagagaggcagaacagctatctgcctat
This portion of the Aquarana catesbeiana isolate 2022-GZ linkage group LG07, ASM4218655v1, whole genome shotgun sequence genome encodes:
- the LOC141102390 gene encoding small ribosomal subunit protein uS12-like, with amino-acid sequence MGKCRGLRTARKVCNHRREQKWHNKQYKKAHLGTALKANPFGGASHAKGIVLEKVGVEAKQPNSAIRKCVRVQLIKNGKKITAFVPNDGCLNSIEENDEVLVAGFGRAGHAVGDIPGVRFKVVTVANVSLLALYKGKKERPRS